One region of Oikeobacillus pervagus genomic DNA includes:
- a CDS encoding cold-shock protein: MVTGTVKWFNAEKGFGFIEREGGDDVFVHFSAIQSEGFKSLDEGQAVTFEIVEGNRGPQAANVQKA, encoded by the coding sequence ATGGTAACAGGTACAGTAAAATGGTTTAATGCAGAAAAAGGTTTTGGATTTATCGAAAGAGAAGGCGGAGATGATGTATTCGTACATTTTTCAGCTATTCAATCTGAAGGATTCAAATCATTAGACGAAGGTCAAGCTGTTACATTTGAAATCGTTGAAGGTAACCGTGGACCACAAGCTGCTAACGTTCAAAAAGCGTAA
- a CDS encoding beta-propeller fold lactonase family protein, whose amino-acid sequence MRKGSLFSILLILTMGMMAACSNGVTSSKEKTEMIRQKAVHSNNILSTEKGDMIFTANMDINTVSITDVNKMKVLAEIPVGKEPVQLALSPDEKTLYVSCRYSGTVDLISVKDKKKIDTIQVGNEPFGLLTSQDGQKLYVAKFREDSVSVINLHDQKIVNEIKVGDRPRTLALTADGKKLYVPQYLEGTISVVDTKKEKVKKVIPLAESPDQSDRKKSQGIPNTLEQIVIAPDGKTAWVAHYLTNIDTPIHFEETVFPAISVIDLEKDKEIVDKRKELFAEINVTDKQNQTMIVSNPADIVFQSDGNKAYVVMSGSEDLVVFDLKRGGNAVQILRRIEGNNPRGAVISPDDQMIYVHNAMSHDIATIDTGGDSSYARVKNAGDNMKLIKKDPLSPLVREGKTIFYSANSEEFATDITGNNWMSCVSCHSDGELNGLTLTTPKGPRNLPSNVLTTETGLFMWDGSRDDFTDYLITVQTEMGGMMKYKQNEPLPKDVQHMYDAMFAFLKEPSSFPVPKSPYRENGKLSQVALEGKELFEGKGNCLSCHGGSMFTDSVKAVGKDHKLTTDRTDFLHDIGTASSLDQPSDGDGRAQFTNPRDGKSFDTPTLRGVWATAPYFHDGSAKTIEETIERHQYESAPNLTKGEIAKIAEYVRSIE is encoded by the coding sequence ATGAGAAAAGGTTCACTTTTTTCCATTCTATTGATTCTAACCATGGGAATGATGGCTGCTTGTTCAAATGGGGTCACAAGTTCCAAGGAGAAGACAGAAATGATTCGCCAAAAGGCTGTTCATAGTAACAACATCCTCTCGACAGAAAAAGGAGACATGATTTTTACCGCAAATATGGACATTAATACGGTGTCGATCACTGACGTAAATAAGATGAAGGTTTTAGCGGAAATCCCAGTTGGAAAAGAACCTGTCCAACTGGCTTTATCCCCTGATGAAAAAACATTGTATGTCTCCTGTCGTTATAGTGGAACAGTTGATTTGATTTCGGTGAAGGATAAGAAAAAAATAGACACCATTCAAGTAGGCAATGAACCATTTGGCTTACTTACAAGCCAAGATGGACAAAAACTTTATGTCGCCAAATTTAGAGAAGACTCTGTGTCTGTTATTAACCTACATGATCAAAAAATAGTGAATGAGATTAAAGTAGGAGATCGTCCGCGGACATTAGCCTTAACTGCAGATGGTAAAAAACTATATGTACCTCAATATTTAGAAGGAACTATTTCTGTCGTAGATACGAAAAAGGAAAAAGTTAAAAAGGTGATCCCATTAGCTGAATCACCAGATCAATCTGATCGAAAAAAAAGCCAAGGAATCCCCAATACATTAGAGCAAATTGTGATTGCACCAGATGGTAAAACCGCTTGGGTAGCTCATTATTTAACGAATATTGATACCCCTATCCATTTTGAAGAAACGGTCTTTCCCGCTATTTCGGTGATTGACTTGGAAAAAGATAAAGAGATCGTGGATAAGCGGAAAGAACTATTTGCAGAAATCAATGTGACAGACAAACAAAATCAAACGATGATCGTCTCAAATCCTGCCGATATTGTGTTTCAATCAGATGGAAATAAAGCGTATGTTGTCATGTCTGGTAGTGAAGATTTAGTGGTGTTCGATTTGAAACGTGGCGGAAACGCAGTTCAAATATTACGAAGAATTGAGGGAAATAACCCTAGGGGAGCCGTTATTTCACCTGATGATCAAATGATTTATGTTCATAATGCGATGAGTCATGATATCGCAACCATTGATACAGGTGGTGACAGCTCATATGCCCGAGTGAAAAATGCTGGGGATAATATGAAGCTCATTAAAAAAGATCCACTATCCCCACTCGTTCGTGAAGGAAAAACGATTTTTTATAGTGCCAATAGTGAGGAATTTGCTACGGATATAACGGGAAATAACTGGATGAGCTGTGTTTCTTGCCATAGTGATGGCGAGTTAAACGGACTAACACTTACGACCCCAAAAGGACCGAGAAACCTTCCTTCTAATGTATTAACAACCGAAACAGGTCTGTTTATGTGGGATGGAAGCCGTGATGATTTTACCGACTACTTAATCACTGTTCAAACAGAAATGGGTGGCATGATGAAATACAAACAAAATGAACCGTTACCAAAAGATGTTCAGCATATGTATGATGCCATGTTTGCCTTCCTTAAAGAACCATCTTCATTTCCTGTACCGAAAAGTCCTTATCGGGAAAATGGAAAATTGTCGCAGGTTGCTTTAGAAGGGAAAGAACTTTTTGAAGGAAAAGGAAATTGTCTTTCTTGTCATGGAGGAAGTATGTTCACAGATAGTGTGAAAGCGGTCGGAAAAGATCATAAGCTTACAACGGATCGCACTGATTTCTTACATGATATCGGCACAGCAAGTTCATTAGATCAACCTTCAGATGGAGATGGAAGAGCTCAATTTACGAACCCTCGGGACGGAAAGAGTTTTGATACACCAACATTAAGGGGAGTATGGGCGACCGCACCTTATTTTCATGATGGAAGTGCAAAGACGATTGAAGAAACGATTGAACGACATCAATATGAATCAGCCCCGAATTTAACTAAAGGTGAAATAGCCAAAATTGCAGAATATGTACGTTCTATTGAATAA
- a CDS encoding LysR family transcriptional regulator, whose amino-acid sequence MEQKLKVFLTVANHLNFSRAAEELYITQPAVSQYVKALEDELQIKLIERTNKTVRLTKAGSIVAFYSEEIEMLYQKMHQAIEDLTSEVAGDLSIGASYSFGEYILPHILAPFLATFPKVKPNISIGNTHDIVEKLMKHEIDLGIVEGSVSQSKVKLEKIATDTMYIIGGKGWKNQTDAETLEEEAWIVREKGSGTREAVELFFEKYNLKPKKLLEFGSTQIIKESVEAGLGISLLSKWTVRKEVELNRLQMIGKEQYYYNRDFFAVTSNYPFTTKAITTFLQFLRTFFEKTDQE is encoded by the coding sequence GTGGAACAAAAGCTGAAGGTGTTTTTAACAGTAGCGAACCATTTGAATTTTTCTCGAGCGGCTGAAGAACTTTACATTACCCAACCTGCAGTCAGTCAATATGTAAAGGCTTTAGAGGATGAGCTTCAGATCAAACTAATCGAAAGAACGAATAAAACAGTCAGATTGACGAAAGCAGGAAGCATTGTTGCCTTTTATTCTGAAGAGATTGAGATGTTGTATCAAAAGATGCACCAAGCCATTGAAGATTTAACAAGTGAGGTGGCTGGGGATTTATCCATTGGGGCAAGTTATTCATTTGGAGAATATATTTTGCCCCATATACTTGCTCCATTTCTCGCCACATTCCCAAAGGTGAAGCCGAACATTTCTATTGGGAACACCCACGATATTGTTGAAAAACTTATGAAGCATGAAATTGATTTAGGAATTGTGGAGGGAAGTGTTTCTCAAAGTAAAGTTAAGCTGGAGAAAATTGCAACCGATACAATGTACATCATTGGAGGGAAGGGGTGGAAAAATCAAACAGATGCCGAAACCCTTGAAGAAGAGGCATGGATCGTACGGGAAAAAGGCTCAGGGACACGTGAAGCGGTCGAATTATTTTTTGAAAAATATAATTTAAAACCGAAGAAATTATTAGAATTTGGAAGTACACAAATTATTAAGGAATCGGTTGAAGCAGGACTTGGAATTTCGCTATTGTCTAAATGGACCGTTAGAAAGGAAGTCGAGCTTAATAGATTACAAATGATTGGAAAAGAACAATATTATTACAATCGTGACTTTTTCGCAGTTACATCGAACTACCCATTCACAACGAAAGCGATTACGACATTTTTGCAATTTCTCCGTACTTTTTTTGAAAAAACGGACCAAGAATAG
- a CDS encoding YeiH family protein, producing the protein MEQMKQKLSDRFFWGGVGFTTFIALVGTALSLLPFFGKIGAMACAILLAILYRQLFGYPEKLRTGIEFVGKFILRFAIVLYGFKLNIYLVFNDGLGLLGKGILTIIFSIAVTMLIAKWLKADPMISLLLGIGTGICGAAAIAAASPIIQSKDEDTAISVGMIALIGTIFALGYTAILPHSGLSLVSYGEWSGISLHEIAHVALAGAAGGDDALTMALLAKLSRVLLLIPVCFILVFWMKRRTKKEKIQSKIPFPWFLLGFLLTSFIGTFGMEHGVISEHSIDLISTMGTFLLTMAMTGLGLNVSFQEMKRKALRPLIALLMTSLALSTIWYLLLT; encoded by the coding sequence ATGGAGCAAATGAAACAGAAGTTGTCAGACCGATTTTTCTGGGGGGGAGTTGGGTTTACAACTTTCATTGCCTTAGTTGGAACAGCGCTTTCCCTCTTGCCTTTTTTCGGTAAAATCGGGGCGATGGCCTGCGCCATTCTTCTAGCTATTCTTTATCGACAGTTGTTTGGATATCCGGAAAAACTCCGAACTGGAATCGAGTTTGTAGGAAAATTTATCTTGAGATTTGCTATTGTTTTATATGGCTTTAAATTAAATATTTACCTCGTATTCAATGATGGTCTTGGCCTTCTTGGAAAAGGCATATTAACAATCATTTTTTCCATTGCGGTTACGATGCTGATCGCTAAATGGTTAAAAGCGGATCCAATGATTTCTTTACTACTTGGAATTGGAACGGGAATTTGTGGGGCCGCGGCGATCGCTGCTGCTTCCCCCATTATTCAATCAAAAGATGAAGATACAGCAATAAGTGTGGGCATGATTGCTTTGATTGGAACCATTTTCGCATTAGGGTATACAGCCATACTTCCCCATTCCGGGCTTTCACTAGTTTCATATGGGGAATGGTCAGGGATTAGTTTGCACGAAATTGCACATGTAGCTTTAGCCGGAGCAGCAGGTGGGGATGATGCACTAACAATGGCATTGTTAGCCAAGCTTAGCCGGGTATTATTATTAATTCCCGTTTGTTTTATCCTTGTATTTTGGATGAAAAGAAGAACAAAAAAAGAGAAAATTCAATCGAAGATCCCTTTCCCGTGGTTTTTACTAGGTTTCTTGTTAACGAGTTTCATTGGGACATTTGGAATGGAGCATGGGGTGATTTCCGAACATTCGATAGATTTGATTTCTACCATGGGAACATTTTTATTAACGATGGCCATGACAGGGCTAGGCCTAAATGTTAGTTTTCAAGAAATGAAACGAAAAGCGCTACGTCCACTTATCGCTTTATTGATGACATCGTTGGCCCTGTCTACTATTTGGTACTTGCTCTTAACCTAA
- the argF gene encoding ornithine carbamoyltransferase codes for MTTAQNVKELTLKGKDLLTLLDYSIEDVKNLIYLAADMKKNPEKYQDSLKGQILGMIFEKNSTRTRVSFEAAMLQLGGHGIFLSSHDTQLGRGETIEDTGKVLSGYLDGIMIRTHGHSRIEAIAEAATVPVINGLTDLYHPCQALADLLTVYEVKGSFKGKKIVYVGDGNNVAHSLMIGAAMVGMDVAVSTPEGYEPNEEIVKKAQKIGEETGATVEVIGNPDEAVVGADVIYTDVWTSMGQEEEQEKRLQSFANYQVNESLMSKAKPDCTFMHCLPAHRGEEVSAEVMDGSASVVFQEAENRLHAQKAVLYCLMKK; via the coding sequence ATGACAACGGCGCAAAATGTAAAGGAACTAACTTTAAAAGGGAAGGATTTATTAACATTACTAGATTATTCAATTGAAGATGTAAAAAACCTAATCTATCTAGCTGCTGATATGAAAAAGAATCCTGAAAAATATCAAGACAGTTTAAAAGGGCAAATTCTTGGAATGATTTTCGAGAAAAACTCAACTCGTACAAGAGTTTCATTTGAAGCGGCAATGCTCCAGCTAGGAGGACATGGGATCTTTTTAAGCAGCCATGATACACAACTCGGTCGCGGGGAAACTATTGAAGATACAGGGAAGGTATTATCAGGATATTTAGACGGAATTATGATCCGCACACATGGTCATTCTAGAATTGAGGCAATTGCGGAAGCAGCGACTGTCCCAGTGATCAACGGATTAACGGATTTATATCATCCTTGTCAAGCATTGGCAGATCTATTAACCGTGTATGAAGTAAAGGGATCATTTAAAGGAAAGAAAATCGTTTATGTTGGGGATGGAAATAATGTCGCGCATTCATTAATGATTGGCGCTGCCATGGTTGGAATGGATGTTGCTGTGTCTACACCAGAAGGATATGAACCGAATGAAGAAATCGTGAAGAAGGCACAAAAGATCGGCGAAGAAACAGGTGCAACGGTGGAAGTAATCGGTAACCCAGATGAAGCTGTCGTTGGAGCGGATGTCATTTATACTGATGTATGGACGAGTATGGGACAAGAGGAAGAACAAGAGAAACGTTTACAATCATTTGCTAACTATCAAGTAAATGAAAGCCTCATGTCGAAAGCAAAGCCAGATTGCACTTTTATGCATTGTTTGCCAGCTCATCGTGGTGAAGAAGTGTCAGCTGAAGTGATGGATGGATCCGCATCTGTCGTATTCCAAGAGGCGGAAAATCGCCTTCATGCTCAAAAAGCGGTGTTATATTGCTTAATGAAAAAGTAG
- a CDS encoding carbamoyl phosphate synthase large subunit, producing MTKRLNVKKILVIGSGPIVIGQAAEFDYAGTQACMALKEDGYEVILVNNNPATIMTDEIFADAIYCEPLTVETVEKIIQKERPDALLATFGGQTGLNLAKQLSEQGIVQKYGVKVIGTSIDSIQKGEDRSLFRQLMVEIGEPVPESSIVSTAEEAIAFANDIGYPVIIRPAYTLGGTGGGFAHNEVELKGKVEKGLKESPIHQCLIERSIAGWKEVEYEVMRDASGTCITICNMENIDPVGIHTGDSIVVAPVQTLTHEEQMMLKTSAIKIISALEIIGGCNIQFALHPDNQQYYLIEVNPRVSRSSALASKATGYPIAWIAAKLSTGWMLDQLKNPVTQSTFAHIEPTIDYIALKFPRWPFDKFQQVDRKLTTQMKATGEIMAVDRTFERAIQKAVVSLEGDQQGLILPELKGWSKEQLLDIIVEADDRRFFALLEMLRKGESVEFLHSQTKIDLFFLNVMKSLIDLEREISGLSLQEVSKEQLFHWKQKGFSDEAIAALLSAKSIDVTAKRKEFGIIPSYKNIDTCAGLHPSASHYYYSTYGGKNEQAKSDKEKVLIIGSGPIRIGQGIEFDYCSVHGVMELKEAGYETIMINNNPETVSTDFVTADRLYFEPLTLESVMDVIEAEGVDKVIVQLGGQTAISLAHDLERAGLDLLGTTGELIDLLEDRQLFYQLLDELKIPHIEGDIAESYEDLMGITEKIPFPILIRPSYVIGGKGMHRFYSKESFEQWLNSYDKIQYPVLVDRYLPGKEVEADILCDGEQVSMPAIIEHIEKAGIHSGDSMAILPAVSLKKDEEQKIFEYAQKLVKKLSYKGIMNIQYVLYDGVVYVLEVNPRASRTVPLVSKVCGMNAARESVLLMTGKKQLPIASMPIFSHETDGNYAVKYPVFSNFALQGLDTLVGPEMKATGEGIAFGKTVEEALHKIFLPQKNKKPYGKELYCLTDEIDKELLKNAEHAGLAVVTDVKIKEWTKKEEAFVFYAPCEDEKSKVERMIAEQSRMLTFTEKESLMAFLSSLHVTGYEVAPLQQWKMKKPEVMKL from the coding sequence ATGACAAAGCGTTTAAATGTAAAGAAAATATTAGTCATCGGCTCGGGACCGATCGTCATCGGGCAGGCGGCAGAATTCGATTATGCTGGAACACAGGCATGCATGGCACTGAAGGAAGATGGTTACGAAGTCATTCTTGTGAATAATAATCCAGCGACCATTATGACAGATGAAATCTTTGCGGATGCCATCTACTGTGAACCGTTAACAGTAGAAACGGTGGAGAAAATTATCCAAAAGGAACGACCAGATGCCTTACTTGCAACATTTGGTGGGCAAACTGGATTGAATTTAGCAAAACAATTGTCTGAACAAGGGATTGTTCAAAAGTATGGCGTAAAGGTGATTGGAACATCCATTGATTCTATTCAAAAAGGAGAGGACCGCAGCCTTTTCCGACAGTTGATGGTTGAAATCGGAGAGCCTGTTCCAGAAAGCTCGATCGTTTCAACAGCGGAAGAAGCAATCGCTTTTGCGAATGATATTGGATATCCCGTTATCATTCGACCAGCCTATACGTTAGGAGGAACTGGTGGTGGATTTGCTCATAATGAAGTTGAATTAAAGGGGAAAGTGGAGAAAGGATTAAAGGAGAGCCCAATCCATCAATGTTTAATTGAGAGAAGTATTGCAGGGTGGAAAGAAGTTGAATATGAAGTAATGCGTGATGCGAGTGGCACATGTATTACGATTTGCAATATGGAAAATATCGATCCAGTTGGAATTCACACAGGAGATTCGATCGTTGTTGCCCCTGTTCAAACGTTAACCCATGAAGAACAAATGATGCTAAAAACATCTGCCATTAAAATTATCTCGGCTTTGGAGATTATTGGGGGATGTAACATCCAATTTGCTCTCCATCCAGACAATCAGCAGTATTATTTAATTGAAGTGAACCCCCGTGTCAGTCGATCTTCAGCACTTGCATCAAAAGCGACTGGTTACCCAATTGCTTGGATTGCGGCAAAACTTTCAACAGGTTGGATGTTAGATCAACTGAAAAATCCAGTCACTCAGTCAACGTTTGCTCATATTGAACCAACGATTGATTATATTGCATTGAAATTCCCGCGCTGGCCTTTTGATAAATTCCAACAAGTGGATCGTAAATTAACGACACAAATGAAGGCGACAGGGGAGATCATGGCGGTTGACCGCACGTTTGAAAGAGCCATTCAAAAAGCAGTTGTTTCACTTGAAGGTGATCAACAAGGATTAATTTTACCTGAGCTAAAAGGATGGTCTAAAGAACAATTGTTAGACATCATCGTAGAAGCAGATGATCGCCGTTTTTTTGCCCTTTTAGAAATGCTACGCAAAGGAGAGTCTGTTGAATTCCTTCATAGTCAAACAAAAATCGATCTGTTTTTCTTAAATGTCATGAAAAGCTTAATCGATTTAGAACGAGAAATAAGTGGTCTTAGTCTCCAAGAGGTTTCGAAAGAGCAGCTTTTTCATTGGAAACAAAAAGGTTTCTCAGATGAGGCCATCGCTGCTTTATTAAGTGCGAAATCAATAGACGTTACAGCGAAGCGGAAAGAATTTGGAATTATTCCAAGCTATAAAAATATTGATACATGTGCAGGCCTACACCCGTCAGCTTCTCATTATTATTATTCCACTTATGGTGGTAAGAACGAGCAAGCGAAGTCTGATAAGGAGAAGGTACTCATTATTGGTAGTGGTCCAATTCGGATCGGGCAGGGAATTGAGTTTGACTACTGCTCAGTCCATGGAGTGATGGAGTTAAAAGAAGCAGGCTATGAAACGATTATGATTAATAATAACCCTGAAACGGTGAGTACTGATTTTGTGACAGCCGACCGTCTTTACTTTGAACCTTTAACACTTGAATCTGTAATGGATGTTATTGAGGCAGAAGGAGTAGACAAAGTCATCGTACAATTAGGGGGACAAACGGCCATTTCACTAGCACATGATCTAGAACGTGCCGGATTAGATCTTCTCGGTACGACTGGGGAATTGATCGATTTATTAGAGGATCGCCAATTGTTCTATCAACTTTTAGATGAACTGAAAATACCGCATATTGAAGGGGATATCGCTGAATCGTATGAGGATTTAATGGGGATAACGGAAAAAATACCATTTCCGATTTTGATTCGTCCATCATATGTCATCGGTGGGAAAGGGATGCACCGCTTTTATTCGAAAGAAAGCTTCGAGCAGTGGTTGAATAGCTATGATAAGATCCAATATCCAGTATTAGTGGATCGATATTTACCTGGAAAAGAAGTGGAAGCAGATATTTTATGTGATGGGGAACAGGTTTCCATGCCAGCAATCATTGAACATATTGAAAAAGCCGGCATTCATTCTGGAGACAGTATGGCGATCCTCCCAGCTGTCAGTTTAAAAAAGGACGAAGAGCAGAAAATATTTGAATATGCACAAAAGCTTGTAAAGAAATTGTCCTATAAAGGAATTATGAACATTCAATATGTTCTATATGACGGAGTTGTTTACGTATTAGAGGTGAACCCACGGGCAAGCCGAACTGTGCCTCTCGTTAGTAAAGTGTGCGGGATGAATGCGGCACGTGAATCTGTTTTACTGATGACGGGGAAGAAACAACTGCCCATAGCGTCGATGCCCATTTTCTCGCATGAAACGGATGGAAATTACGCAGTAAAATATCCAGTGTTCTCAAATTTTGCTTTGCAAGGTTTGGATACATTAGTAGGTCCAGAAATGAAAGCAACTGGAGAAGGGATCGCCTTCGGGAAAACTGTTGAAGAAGCTTTACACAAGATCTTTTTACCACAAAAAAATAAGAAACCATACGGGAAGGAATTGTATTGTTTAACCGATGAGATAGATAAAGAACTGTTGAAGAATGCGGAACATGCAGGATTAGCCGTCGTAACGGACGTTAAGATAAAAGAGTGGACTAAGAAAGAAGAAGCGTTTGTATTTTATGCCCCTTGCGAAGATGAGAAGAGCAAAGTAGAACGGATGATTGCAGAGCAAAGTAGAATGCTCACATTTACAGAGAAAGAATCTCTAATGGCCTTTCTATCAAGTCTGCATGTAACAGGATATGAAGTGGCCCCACTACAACAATGGAAAATGAAAAAACCTGAGGTGATGAAACTATGA
- a CDS encoding carbamoyl-phosphate synthase domain-containing protein has product MNGMMMLETGESYPCKCEHMEDLEVNGELIFYTGMTGYEDALFDPQYKGKYLIFSNPLIGIRGIANSLKDVPPTVAGVIVYQIWNKSFPMDTFLPLKEYLSKWRIPLFIEVDTRSLIQSICQSNGTTFKFIVEEKVK; this is encoded by the coding sequence ATGAACGGAATGATGATGTTAGAAACTGGGGAAAGCTATCCCTGTAAATGTGAACATATGGAAGACCTTGAGGTAAACGGAGAGCTGATCTTTTATACAGGAATGACTGGATATGAGGATGCACTATTCGATCCACAATATAAAGGGAAATATCTTATTTTTTCTAATCCTTTAATTGGTATACGTGGGATTGCAAATTCATTAAAGGATGTCCCCCCTACAGTGGCGGGGGTGATCGTGTATCAAATTTGGAATAAGTCTTTTCCGATGGATACTTTTTTACCTTTGAAGGAGTATTTATCTAAGTGGAGGATTCCATTATTCATTGAAGTAGACACAAGGTCACTTATTCAATCCATTTGTCAATCGAATGGAACTACTTTCAAATTTATCGTTGAGGAAAAAGTGAAATAG
- a CDS encoding acyl-CoA thioesterase, with the protein MRETRLMRDTLSVKTSYVLPPDTNQHGTLFGGKLMAYIDDIASITATKLARKPVVTASTDSVDFLKPIRVGDAVTLEAMVSYTGRTSMEVFVKVTSENLLTGDKDVAAISFLTFVALDENGRPTVIPEVVPESEEEKWLNETANNRAEHRKARKKHSQELAQFFSKL; encoded by the coding sequence ATGAGAGAAACTAGATTAATGCGTGATACCCTTTCGGTCAAAACAAGCTATGTTTTACCGCCAGATACAAATCAACATGGGACCCTTTTTGGTGGGAAACTAATGGCCTATATAGATGATATCGCATCCATTACAGCGACGAAACTAGCAAGAAAACCAGTTGTTACAGCTTCTACTGACTCCGTTGACTTTTTAAAACCAATCCGCGTTGGAGATGCTGTTACTTTAGAAGCGATGGTTTCCTACACTGGTCGTACAAGTATGGAAGTATTCGTAAAAGTAACTTCGGAAAATTTACTAACAGGGGACAAAGACGTGGCAGCTATTTCGTTTTTAACTTTTGTCGCTCTTGACGAAAATGGAAGACCAACTGTGATCCCTGAAGTCGTTCCAGAGTCTGAAGAAGAAAAATGGTTGAATGAAACAGCTAATAATCGTGCGGAACATCGGAAAGCTAGAAAAAAACACAGCCAAGAACTTGCTCAATTTTTCTCAAAATTATAA
- the mreBH gene encoding rod-share determining protein MreBH, whose protein sequence is MFSQTEIGIDLGTANLLVYSKNKGIVINEPAVVAIDTATMKVLATGLEAKNMIGKTPGKVTALRPLRDGVIADFDMTAEMLKDVMKKAGKALGFSIRKPNVVVCTPSGATSVEKRAIHDAIKSFGAKTVHLIEEPVAAAIGADLPVEEPIANVIVDIGGGTTEVAIISYGGVVSCNSIRVGGDRMDEDIIQYIRKQYNLLIGERTAEQVKIEIGMALIDHDVKKMDVRGRDLVTGLPKTISIHSKEIQGALKESLLQVLETIRVTLENSPPELSGDIVDRGVILTGGGSLLQGMQEWLSQEIIVPVHLAPNPLESVVIGTGRSLNIINKLQKALR, encoded by the coding sequence ATGTTCTCACAAACTGAAATTGGAATTGACTTAGGTACAGCAAACTTGCTCGTCTATAGTAAAAATAAAGGAATTGTAATTAATGAGCCTGCTGTAGTTGCAATTGATACAGCGACCATGAAAGTGTTAGCAACCGGACTTGAGGCGAAAAACATGATTGGAAAAACTCCTGGGAAAGTTACAGCATTAAGACCATTAAGAGATGGTGTCATCGCAGATTTTGATATGACAGCTGAAATGCTAAAAGACGTGATGAAGAAGGCTGGGAAAGCATTAGGATTTTCCATTAGAAAACCAAATGTTGTGGTATGTACCCCGTCTGGAGCAACTTCTGTAGAAAAACGGGCGATCCATGATGCCATTAAAAGCTTTGGTGCAAAAACCGTACATTTAATTGAAGAACCTGTTGCAGCTGCGATCGGAGCAGATTTGCCTGTCGAAGAACCCATTGCAAATGTGATTGTCGATATTGGAGGCGGAACAACAGAAGTAGCCATCATCTCCTATGGAGGTGTTGTATCCTGCAACTCCATTCGGGTAGGCGGTGACCGGATGGATGAAGATATTATTCAATACATCCGGAAGCAATATAATCTATTAATTGGCGAACGAACAGCTGAACAAGTGAAGATAGAAATCGGCATGGCTCTTATCGACCACGATGTAAAAAAGATGGATGTTCGCGGTCGTGACCTTGTGACAGGTTTGCCAAAAACGATCTCGATTCACTCTAAGGAAATTCAAGGGGCATTAAAAGAATCTCTACTCCAAGTGTTAGAAACGATACGAGTTACACTGGAAAATTCCCCACCAGAATTAAGTGGTGATATTGTTGACCGAGGTGTTATATTAACAGGCGGTGGCTCACTTCTGCAAGGAATGCAAGAGTGGTTAAGTCAAGAAATCATTGTTCCCGTTCACCTAGCCCCCAACCCTCTAGAATCGGTTGTAATTGGTACAGGACGATCCTTAAATATCATTAATAAATTACAAAAAGCCTTACGATAG